Proteins co-encoded in one Populus trichocarpa isolate Nisqually-1 chromosome 10, P.trichocarpa_v4.1, whole genome shotgun sequence genomic window:
- the LOC7463459 gene encoding probable LRR receptor-like serine/threonine-protein kinase At3g47570 isoform X1 codes for MSSCMFWLLFLQIMHLISSSFSLSGGGTDRLSLLAFKAQITDDPLGALSSWNESLHICEWSGAKCGRRHQRVVELDLHSCKLAGSLSPHIGNLSFLRILDLSNNSFSQNIPQELGRLLRLQQLNLENNTFSGEIPANISNCSNLQLIDLKGNNLIGKIPAELGSLLNLQACLLVTNHLVGEIPLSFENLSSVEIIGVGDNHLQGSIPYGIGKLKRLRKLSVPLNNLSGTIPPSIYNLSSLTLFSVAINQFHGSLPSDLGQKLPSLEVLVFYANRFNGPIPVTISNASTLSVIDFGNNSFTGKVPPFANLPNLQYLGIDSNELGNGEEGDLSFLQSLANYTNLEELGMSDNNLGGMFPEIISNFSSQFTTLSMGRNQVRGSIPVDIGNLISLDTLMLETNQLTGVIPTSIGKLKNLHGLTLVENKISGNIPSSLGNVTSLVELYLSANNLQGGIPSSLANCQNLMSLKLAQNNLSGPLTKQVIGMASLSVSLDLSHNQLIGPLPSEVGRLVNLGYLDVSHNRLSGEIPGSLGSCIMLEYLHLEGNFLQGSIPELLSSLRALQYLNLSYNNLTGQIPRFLADFQLLQRLDLSFNHLEGEMPTQRVFGNVSAVSVLGNDKLCGGISQLNLSRCTSNELRKPKFSPKLKLVISIPCGFIIALLLISSLLIHSWRKTKNEPASGASWEVSFRRVTYEELYQATGGFSSSNFIGGGSFGSVYKAILAPDGMIVAVKVFNLLRKGASKSYMAECAALINIRHRNLVKILTACSSLDFRGNDFKALVYEFMVNGSLEEWLHPVHTSDEEREQGNLNLIQRLNVAIDVASALDYLHYHCQMAVVHCDLKPSNVLLDGDMTAHVGDFGLARFRPEASVQLSSNQNSSIGLKGTVGYAAPEYGIGNEVSTYGDVYSYGILLLEILTGKTPTDGSFKEGLNLHKYVKMALPDRVVEVVDPILLREIEQTSANASDGMKRIGNDKVLECLVSIMEVGVSCSVDLPRERTNISNVVAELHRIRGILLGTRRHG; via the exons ATGAGTTCGTGCATGTTTTGGCTTCTTTTCCTGCAAATAATGCATCTgatctcttcttccttctcatTATCTGGAGGGGGAACAGATAGACTCTCCCTGTTAGCTTTTAAGGCTCAAATTACTGATGACCCCCTCGGTGCACTCAGCTCGTGGAATGAATCCTTGCATATCTGTGAGTGGTCAGGCGCTAAATGTGGACGCCGGCATCAGAGAGTTGTAGAACTTGACCTCCACTCTTGCAAGCTGGCGGGTTCCCTCTCTCCTCACATTGGCAACCTGAGTTTTCTCAGGATACTAGACCTGAGCAACAACAGCTTCAGCCAAAATATTCCACAGGAGTTGGGTCGTCTGCTTCGTCTACAGCAGTTGAACCTCGAAAACAACACATTCAGCGGTGAAATCCCTGCCAATATCTCGAATTGCTCTAATCTTCAGTTGATTGATTTAAAGGGAAACAACTTGATTGGCAAAATTCCTGCAGAACTGGGGTCGTTATTAAATCTGCAAGCATGTCTTTTAGTAACTAATCATCTAGTTGGCGAGATACCGCTTTCTTTTGAAAATCTCTCGTCTGTTGAGATTATTGGTGTGGGGGATAATCATTTGCAAGGAAGCATTCCCTATGGTATCGGGAAATTGAAAAGGTTAAGAAAATTGTCTGTTCCCTTAAATAATCTGAGTGGTACAATTCCCCCGTCCATATACAATCTCTCTTCTCTTACACTTTTCTCTGTGGCGATTAACCAATTTCATGGGAGTCTTCCTTCTGACTTAGGCCAAAAGCTTCCAAGCCTTGAAGTGCTTGTATTCTATGCCAACCGATTCAACGGACCGATACCTGTGACGATCTCCAATGCCTCAACTCTTTCTGTTATTGATTTCGGAAACAACAGCTTTACTGGGAAAGTGCCCCCATTTGCAAACCTGCCTAATCTACAGTATCTTGGTATTGATTCCAATGAACTTGGAAATGGGGAGGAAGGTGATCTCAGTTTTCTCCAGAGCCTTGCAAACTACACCAATTTGGAAGAATTGGGTATGAGTGATAACAATTTAGGAGGAATGTTTCCAGAAATAATCAGCAACTTCTCATCACAGTTCACAACATTGTCCATGGGAAGAAATCAAGTGCGGGGAAGCATTCCAGTTGATATTGGAAACCTCATCAGCCTGGATACTTTGATGTTGGAAACAAATCAATTGACTGGCGTTATACCAACTTCCattggtaaattaaaaaatttgcaCGGTCTAACCCTCgttgaaaacaaaatctctgGAAATATCCCTTCATCTTTGGGCAATGTTACTTCATTGGTCGAACTTTATTTATCTGCGAATAATTTGCAAGGAGGCATCCCATCAAGTCTTGCAAACTGCCAAAATTTGATGTCTTTAAAGCTTGCTCAAAACAATTTGAGCGGTCCATTAACCAAACAAGTAATTGGTATGGCTTCTTTATCCGTGAGTTTAGACCTATCTCATAATCAGTTGATAGGTCCCCTTCCCTCTGAAGTGGGCAGGTTAGTGAACCTAGGATATCTAGATGTTTCACATAACAGGTTATCAGGTGAAATTCCTGGAAGTCTTGGAAGCTGCATTATGCTAGAATATCTGCATCTGGAGGGGAACTTTTTGCAAGGGTCTATTCCGGAGCTTTTGAGTTCTTTGAGAGCACTTCAATATCTCAATCTCTCTTACAACAACTTGACTGGCCAAATTCCAAGGTTTTTGGCAGACTTCCAGTTGTTGCAGCGTTTGGATCTTTCATTTAATCACCTCGAAGGTGAGATGCCTACACAAAGAGTTTTCGGGAATGTAAGCGCAGTCTCAGTTTTGGGAAACGATAAGCTTTGTGGAGGAATATCTCAGTTGAATTTGTCCAGATGCACGTCCAATGAGTtgagaaaaccaaaattttctCCCAAGTTGAAGCTGGTAATTTCAATTCCATGTGGTTTTATCATTGCACTCTTGCTGATCTCTTCTCTACTTATCCATTCctggagaaaaacaaaaaatgagccTGCTTCTGGAGCTTCATGGGAGGTCTCATTTCGGAGAGTGACTTATGAAGAACTCTATCAAGCAACTGGTGGCTTTTCCTCATCCAATTTTATTGGTGGAGGTAGTTTCGGGTCTGTGTACAAAGCAATTCTCGCACCTGATGGAATGATTGTCGCAGTGAAAGTATTCAACCTGCTACGTAAAGGAGCTTCCAAAAGCTATATGGCAGAGTGTGCAGCCTTGATAAACATCAGGCACCGAAACCTTGTCAAAATTTTAACTGCATGTTCTAGCCTTGATTTTCGAGGCAATGATTTTAAAGCTCTGGTTTATGAATTCATGGTCAATGGGAGCCTGGAAGAGTGGCTGCATCCAGTTCATACATCAGACGAGGAACGCGAGCAAGGAAACCTGAATCTGATTCAGAGGTTAAACGTTGCAATTGATGTAGCTAGTGCCCTTGATTATTTGCACTACCACTGTCAAATGGCTGTTGTTCACTGTGATTTGAAGCCTAGCAATGTTCTTCTTGATGGTGATATGACTGCTCATGTTGGAGACTTTGGATTAGCAAGATTCCGTCCAGAAGCTTCAGTTCAATTATCATCAAATCAGAACAGCTCTATTGGTTTAAAAGGCACTGTTGGCTATGCTGCCCCAG AGTACGGTATCGGAAACGAGGTGTCAACTTATGGGGATGTGTACAGCTACGGCATCCTGTTGTTGGAGATACTTACCGGAAAGACGCCAACTGATGGCTCGTTCAAAGAGGGGCTGAACCTGCACAAGTATGTTAAAATGGCGTTGCCTGACCGTGTGGTGGAGGTTGTTGATCCCATACTTCTGAGAGAAATCGAGCAAACAAGTGCTAATGCCTCTGATGGGATGAAGCGTATTGGAAATGACAAAGTTCTGGAGTGCTTGGTTTCAATTATGGAGGTAGGAGTTTCTTGTTCGGTAGATTTGCCAAGAGAGAGGACAAACATTAGCAATGTCGTGGCTGAACTGCACCGAATTAGGGGCATTCTCCTGGGAACTAGGAGGCATGGATAG
- the LOC7463459 gene encoding probable LRR receptor-like serine/threonine-protein kinase At3g47570 isoform X2 has product MSSCMFWLLFLQIMHLISSSFSLSGGGTDRLSLLAFKAQITDDPLGALSSWNESLHICEWSGAKCGRRHQRVVELDLHSCKLAGSLSPHIGNLSFLRILDLSNNSFSQNIPQELGRLLRLQQLNLENNTFSGEIPANISNCSNLQLIDLKGNNLIGKIPAELGSLLNLQACLLVTNHLVGEIPLSFENLSSVEIIGVGDNHLQGSIPYGIGKLKRLRKLSVPLNNLSGTIPPSIYNLSSLTLFSVAINQFHGSLPSDLGQKLPSLEVLVFYANRFNGPIPVTISNASTLSVIDFGNNSFTGKVPPFANLPNLQYLGIDSNELGNGEEGDLSFLQSLANYTNLEELGMSDNNLGGMFPEIISNFSSQFTTLSMGRNQVRGSIPVDIGNLISLDTLMLETNQLTGVIPTSIGKLKNLHGLTLVENKISGNIPSSLGNVTSLVELYLSANNLQGGIPSSLANCQNLMSLKLAQNNLSGPLTKQVIGMASLSVSLDLSHNQLIGPLPSEVGRLVNLGYLDVSHNRLSGEIPGSLGSCIMLEYLHLEGNFLQGSIPELLSSLRALQYLNLSYNNLTGQIPRFLADFQLLQRLDLSFNHLEGEMPTQRVFGNVSAVSVLGNDKLCGGISQLNLSRCTSNELRKPKFSPKLKLVISIPCGFIIALLLISSLLIHSWRKTKNEPASGASWEVSFRRVTYEELYQATGGFSSSNFIGGGSFGSVYKAILAPDGMIVAVKVFNLLRKGASKSYMAECAALINIRHRNLVKILTACSSLDFRGNDFKALVYEFMVNGSLEEWLHPVHTSDEEREQGNLNLIQRLNVAIDVASALDYLHYHCQMAVVHCDLKPSNVLLDGDMTAHVGDFGLARFRPEASVQLSSNQNSSIGLKGTVGYAAPATASCCWRYLPERRQLMARSKRG; this is encoded by the exons ATGAGTTCGTGCATGTTTTGGCTTCTTTTCCTGCAAATAATGCATCTgatctcttcttccttctcatTATCTGGAGGGGGAACAGATAGACTCTCCCTGTTAGCTTTTAAGGCTCAAATTACTGATGACCCCCTCGGTGCACTCAGCTCGTGGAATGAATCCTTGCATATCTGTGAGTGGTCAGGCGCTAAATGTGGACGCCGGCATCAGAGAGTTGTAGAACTTGACCTCCACTCTTGCAAGCTGGCGGGTTCCCTCTCTCCTCACATTGGCAACCTGAGTTTTCTCAGGATACTAGACCTGAGCAACAACAGCTTCAGCCAAAATATTCCACAGGAGTTGGGTCGTCTGCTTCGTCTACAGCAGTTGAACCTCGAAAACAACACATTCAGCGGTGAAATCCCTGCCAATATCTCGAATTGCTCTAATCTTCAGTTGATTGATTTAAAGGGAAACAACTTGATTGGCAAAATTCCTGCAGAACTGGGGTCGTTATTAAATCTGCAAGCATGTCTTTTAGTAACTAATCATCTAGTTGGCGAGATACCGCTTTCTTTTGAAAATCTCTCGTCTGTTGAGATTATTGGTGTGGGGGATAATCATTTGCAAGGAAGCATTCCCTATGGTATCGGGAAATTGAAAAGGTTAAGAAAATTGTCTGTTCCCTTAAATAATCTGAGTGGTACAATTCCCCCGTCCATATACAATCTCTCTTCTCTTACACTTTTCTCTGTGGCGATTAACCAATTTCATGGGAGTCTTCCTTCTGACTTAGGCCAAAAGCTTCCAAGCCTTGAAGTGCTTGTATTCTATGCCAACCGATTCAACGGACCGATACCTGTGACGATCTCCAATGCCTCAACTCTTTCTGTTATTGATTTCGGAAACAACAGCTTTACTGGGAAAGTGCCCCCATTTGCAAACCTGCCTAATCTACAGTATCTTGGTATTGATTCCAATGAACTTGGAAATGGGGAGGAAGGTGATCTCAGTTTTCTCCAGAGCCTTGCAAACTACACCAATTTGGAAGAATTGGGTATGAGTGATAACAATTTAGGAGGAATGTTTCCAGAAATAATCAGCAACTTCTCATCACAGTTCACAACATTGTCCATGGGAAGAAATCAAGTGCGGGGAAGCATTCCAGTTGATATTGGAAACCTCATCAGCCTGGATACTTTGATGTTGGAAACAAATCAATTGACTGGCGTTATACCAACTTCCattggtaaattaaaaaatttgcaCGGTCTAACCCTCgttgaaaacaaaatctctgGAAATATCCCTTCATCTTTGGGCAATGTTACTTCATTGGTCGAACTTTATTTATCTGCGAATAATTTGCAAGGAGGCATCCCATCAAGTCTTGCAAACTGCCAAAATTTGATGTCTTTAAAGCTTGCTCAAAACAATTTGAGCGGTCCATTAACCAAACAAGTAATTGGTATGGCTTCTTTATCCGTGAGTTTAGACCTATCTCATAATCAGTTGATAGGTCCCCTTCCCTCTGAAGTGGGCAGGTTAGTGAACCTAGGATATCTAGATGTTTCACATAACAGGTTATCAGGTGAAATTCCTGGAAGTCTTGGAAGCTGCATTATGCTAGAATATCTGCATCTGGAGGGGAACTTTTTGCAAGGGTCTATTCCGGAGCTTTTGAGTTCTTTGAGAGCACTTCAATATCTCAATCTCTCTTACAACAACTTGACTGGCCAAATTCCAAGGTTTTTGGCAGACTTCCAGTTGTTGCAGCGTTTGGATCTTTCATTTAATCACCTCGAAGGTGAGATGCCTACACAAAGAGTTTTCGGGAATGTAAGCGCAGTCTCAGTTTTGGGAAACGATAAGCTTTGTGGAGGAATATCTCAGTTGAATTTGTCCAGATGCACGTCCAATGAGTtgagaaaaccaaaattttctCCCAAGTTGAAGCTGGTAATTTCAATTCCATGTGGTTTTATCATTGCACTCTTGCTGATCTCTTCTCTACTTATCCATTCctggagaaaaacaaaaaatgagccTGCTTCTGGAGCTTCATGGGAGGTCTCATTTCGGAGAGTGACTTATGAAGAACTCTATCAAGCAACTGGTGGCTTTTCCTCATCCAATTTTATTGGTGGAGGTAGTTTCGGGTCTGTGTACAAAGCAATTCTCGCACCTGATGGAATGATTGTCGCAGTGAAAGTATTCAACCTGCTACGTAAAGGAGCTTCCAAAAGCTATATGGCAGAGTGTGCAGCCTTGATAAACATCAGGCACCGAAACCTTGTCAAAATTTTAACTGCATGTTCTAGCCTTGATTTTCGAGGCAATGATTTTAAAGCTCTGGTTTATGAATTCATGGTCAATGGGAGCCTGGAAGAGTGGCTGCATCCAGTTCATACATCAGACGAGGAACGCGAGCAAGGAAACCTGAATCTGATTCAGAGGTTAAACGTTGCAATTGATGTAGCTAGTGCCCTTGATTATTTGCACTACCACTGTCAAATGGCTGTTGTTCACTGTGATTTGAAGCCTAGCAATGTTCTTCTTGATGGTGATATGACTGCTCATGTTGGAGACTTTGGATTAGCAAGATTCCGTCCAGAAGCTTCAGTTCAATTATCATCAAATCAGAACAGCTCTATTGGTTTAAAAGGCACTGTTGGCTATGCTGCCCCAG CTACGGCATCCTGTTGTTGGAGATACTTACCGGAAAGACGCCAACTGATGGCTCGTTCAAAGAGGGGCTGA